The following proteins are co-located in the bacterium genome:
- a CDS encoding IgGFc-binding protein encodes MKHYLSGILFLLMFLTRAFAATVSNQGADFWLTFPHQTVGNSTQAYQLYISSQTAVSGTVAMSSAGFSQSFTIPAGGMTVIDLPASAGPMVPDNVVTGSGIHVTANGNVAVYGFGYQQYATDAYLALPVSALGSNYMIENFPTEDINGTVYSGEFSVAAPSNGTVLTIVPSVTTQGHSAGVPYTVTLNRGDVYELMDQTVGNDLTGTIINSNKPVAVFQGNEAADVPSTLYTAANYLVEEAWPVADWGTQFVTVPLATRSNGDLFKVTAYSNGTQVAFNGTVVATLNAGQSYSQELTASTVITANQAINVMQFSNGSSWDGSTGDPYMITVPSTGEYDTSYIVGAPQSNFSINYINLTVPTSVVGSITLNGSAIPAGSFSPIGSSGFSNAQVPVSPGTNRVSGPVPFGAASYGFDQYDGYGYPGALVLIANPPTFTPTPTGTQATPTNTPTGTLTVVIPTATDTPTPTESPTPTNTPTVTPTLGPRVDDFYVSKNIMSASDPVSIHVATNQFPGHYELRIYNSAGEHIKTLSNKEMTGPLVEDYLWDGKNKYGDPCASGVYIFYLIEPFGTKQRRIILMR; translated from the coding sequence TTGAAGCATTATCTGTCTGGCATCCTGTTCCTCCTGATGTTCCTGACAAGAGCCTTTGCCGCGACCGTGAGCAACCAGGGGGCCGATTTTTGGCTCACCTTTCCCCACCAAACGGTGGGGAATTCTACCCAAGCCTACCAATTGTATATCTCCAGCCAAACCGCCGTTTCAGGGACCGTGGCCATGTCCTCGGCCGGTTTTTCCCAGTCCTTCACCATCCCCGCGGGGGGAATGACGGTCATCGATCTTCCGGCTTCGGCGGGCCCCATGGTCCCGGACAATGTGGTCACGGGATCGGGCATCCACGTGACGGCGAACGGTAACGTGGCGGTCTATGGGTTCGGCTATCAGCAATACGCCACCGACGCCTACCTGGCCCTTCCGGTGAGCGCCCTGGGGTCCAATTATATGATCGAGAATTTCCCGACCGAGGACATCAATGGAACGGTCTATAGCGGGGAGTTCAGCGTGGCCGCGCCTTCCAATGGGACCGTTTTGACCATCGTGCCCAGTGTGACCACCCAGGGGCATTCCGCCGGGGTGCCCTATACGGTGACCCTCAATCGGGGGGATGTTTACGAGTTGATGGACCAGACCGTCGGGAACGACCTGACCGGGACCATCATCAACTCCAACAAGCCGGTGGCGGTCTTCCAAGGGAATGAAGCCGCCGATGTCCCCAGTACGCTCTATACGGCGGCCAATTACCTGGTGGAGGAGGCTTGGCCCGTGGCCGACTGGGGGACCCAATTCGTGACCGTGCCCCTGGCCACCCGGTCCAATGGGGATCTTTTCAAGGTCACGGCCTATAGCAACGGGACCCAAGTGGCCTTCAATGGAACGGTGGTCGCCACGCTCAACGCGGGCCAGTCCTATTCCCAGGAATTGACGGCTTCGACGGTGATCACCGCGAACCAGGCCATCAATGTCATGCAGTTCTCCAACGGCTCCTCTTGGGACGGTTCGACAGGGGATCCTTACATGATCACGGTCCCCTCCACGGGGGAATATGACACCTCCTACATCGTGGGCGCTCCCCAGAGCAATTTTTCGATCAATTACATCAATTTGACCGTGCCGACCTCGGTGGTGGGCTCCATCACGCTGAACGGTTCCGCGATCCCGGCGGGGAGCTTCAGCCCCATCGGCTCTTCGGGGTTCTCGAACGCCCAGGTGCCGGTGAGCCCCGGGACCAACCGGGTCTCGGGACCGGTGCCCTTCGGGGCGGCTTCCTATGGCTTCGACCAATACGACGGGTATGGCTATCCCGGCGCGCTGGTCTTGATCGCCAACCCGCCCACCTTCACCCCGACCCCCACGGGCACCCAGGCCACCCCGACCAATACCCCCACGGGGACCCTGACCGTGGTCATCCCGACCGCGACGGACACGCCGACGCCGACCGAATCCCCCACGCCCACCAACACCCCGACGGTCACCCCGACCCTGGGGCCCCGCGTGGATGACTTTTACGTGAGCAAGAACATCATGAGTGCGTCCGATCCGGTCTCGATCCATGTGGCGACCAACCAATTCCCGGGGCATTATGAATTGCGGATCTACAACTCGGCGGGGGAGCACATCAAGACGCTGTCGAACAAGGAAATGACCGGGCCCTTGGTGGAGGATTATCTCTGGGACGGGAAGAACAAATACGGGGACCCTTGCGCCAGCGGGGTCTATATCTTCTACCTGATCGAGCCCTTCGGGACCAAACAGCGCCGGATCATCCTGATGCGGTGA
- a CDS encoding beta-galactosidase gives MILLFNETDFPTLGTAPLPPALLKKALASAGPVTLAGIAGLQSLDPAKTELLVLPYGSAFPKDAWEGIFRYLEKGGNLLALGGRPLENPVRRDGKGWVAEPAQTAYYQSLFIEQLNSVPVSRVKKYQAAPGEESLQALNLPPLETHSLMPRFTTVDEEDRTGSTGPMDGELKPLIWGIDEKGRRVSTPALLLDRYQGPFAGGRWAFLPANLPRWTDALSQLVTRLALAAKGGAFQTTLRPGLACYQPGAQPTLNLWVRGHALHDRSVQVDFTVFDQGGKVHAETLKAQVKKASFYRTIPLPITVEAGLYRIEAKVSVNGRYSHSLVQGFWGWDEDLVKTAPAITVQGTRFLKDGKTLPVVGTTYMAGDVSRKFITLPNPAVWDADMAEMAASGINMIRTGIWAAHRQATLDAGNTREDVLGSLDAFLLTSIKHGLAVAFNFFSFIPDTFPSEHPYLDPRAIALQREYMLSFIRRYAGIPSVHWDFINEPSTTNPALLWKTRPLPGKLEERAFTEYLKKKHGDLETLRVRWNMTPEELCSWEQVTLPEEKDFAEPWAPGAKLARSPKAYDFNRFAQQVFADWVAGHVAVLKEATGQLFCVGQDEGGVSSLRPNNHLFHGPLDYTCNHTWWEIEDIVTGVTAARVKGKPFLSQETGIMFSDNLDRMKRRSEEEAARLFERKLAASFMGGAGFIQWCWNINQYMSDRNEVQIGAWRADRTARPEAMVMQAFGEFFQKAAPYLQEEPEEASLAVVESLTGLLSPKSHAQAAQRMSHRVLAALRLPFLTLAEHEHERVTGEKVLLFPSVKRLGGVAAQGWVKAAKGRTLWVSGPLAQDGWGRATEGFSSLGIQEERVEVLPEESLGMKGGTIPLNYGSHKTGVVDKDASRPAQLQVLKKNGTALYYSPLPVEANDQRASVAEFYRALATFCKVKPYCELKGAPEFEVTVLPKRFSKAALYIAFNESSRDHRIQVRDLKFGFKAVLDIPAGRAALAVFDAKGKKLLGYEGPDF, from the coding sequence GTGATCCTTCTTTTCAACGAAACCGACTTTCCGACCTTGGGCACGGCGCCCTTGCCGCCGGCCCTCCTCAAGAAGGCCCTGGCCTCCGCCGGCCCAGTGACCCTTGCGGGGATCGCGGGTCTCCAGTCCCTGGACCCGGCCAAGACCGAACTTTTGGTCCTGCCCTATGGTTCCGCTTTCCCCAAGGACGCCTGGGAGGGGATCTTTCGTTACCTGGAAAAGGGCGGGAACCTGCTGGCCCTGGGCGGCAGGCCCCTGGAGAACCCGGTGCGCCGGGACGGGAAGGGCTGGGTGGCCGAACCGGCCCAGACGGCCTATTACCAGAGCCTCTTCATCGAACAGCTGAACAGCGTTCCCGTTTCCCGGGTGAAGAAATACCAGGCGGCTCCGGGTGAAGAGTCCCTCCAGGCACTGAACCTGCCCCCCTTGGAGACCCATTCGCTCATGCCTCGGTTCACCACCGTGGATGAGGAGGACCGGACCGGCTCCACGGGACCCATGGACGGGGAATTGAAGCCCCTGATCTGGGGGATCGACGAAAAAGGCCGCCGGGTCTCGACCCCGGCCCTGCTCCTGGACCGCTACCAGGGCCCTTTCGCCGGGGGCCGCTGGGCCTTCCTGCCGGCCAACCTGCCCCGTTGGACCGACGCCCTTTCCCAACTGGTCACCCGCCTGGCCTTGGCCGCCAAGGGCGGCGCTTTCCAAACGACCCTCCGGCCCGGCCTGGCCTGTTACCAGCCGGGCGCCCAGCCGACCCTGAACCTCTGGGTCCGGGGCCACGCGCTCCATGACCGTTCGGTCCAGGTGGACTTTACGGTCTTCGACCAGGGTGGAAAGGTCCATGCGGAGACCTTGAAGGCGCAGGTCAAGAAAGCATCCTTCTATCGGACGATCCCGTTGCCCATCACGGTGGAAGCAGGCCTTTACCGTATCGAGGCCAAGGTCTCGGTCAACGGCCGCTATTCGCACAGCCTAGTCCAGGGGTTCTGGGGTTGGGATGAGGACCTGGTCAAGACCGCTCCGGCCATCACGGTCCAGGGCACCCGGTTCCTCAAGGACGGGAAGACCCTGCCGGTCGTGGGCACCACCTACATGGCCGGGGACGTGTCCCGCAAGTTCATCACCCTGCCCAACCCGGCGGTCTGGGACGCGGACATGGCCGAGATGGCGGCCTCGGGCATCAACATGATCCGTACCGGCATCTGGGCCGCCCACCGCCAGGCGACCCTGGACGCGGGCAACACCCGGGAGGACGTGCTTGGCTCCCTGGACGCCTTCCTCTTGACCTCGATCAAGCATGGGCTGGCGGTCGCCTTCAATTTCTTCTCCTTCATCCCGGACACCTTCCCCTCCGAACACCCCTACCTGGACCCCCGGGCCATCGCCCTGCAGCGGGAATACATGCTTTCCTTCATCCGCCGTTACGCGGGGATCCCCTCGGTCCATTGGGATTTCATCAACGAGCCCTCGACCACCAATCCGGCCCTCCTTTGGAAGACGCGCCCGCTCCCCGGGAAATTGGAGGAGCGAGCTTTCACCGAATACCTGAAGAAGAAGCACGGGGACCTGGAGACCCTGCGGGTGCGCTGGAACATGACCCCCGAGGAGCTCTGCTCCTGGGAACAGGTCACCCTGCCCGAAGAGAAGGACTTCGCCGAACCCTGGGCCCCGGGGGCCAAGCTGGCCCGTTCGCCCAAGGCCTATGACTTCAACCGGTTCGCCCAGCAGGTCTTCGCCGACTGGGTGGCGGGCCACGTGGCGGTATTGAAGGAAGCCACCGGACAGCTTTTCTGCGTGGGACAGGACGAGGGCGGCGTTTCCTCGCTGCGTCCCAACAACCATCTCTTCCACGGCCCCTTGGATTACACCTGCAACCATACCTGGTGGGAGATCGAGGACATCGTGACCGGCGTCACCGCCGCCCGGGTCAAGGGCAAGCCCTTCCTATCCCAGGAGACGGGGATCATGTTCTCGGACAACCTGGACCGGATGAAACGCCGCAGCGAAGAGGAAGCCGCCCGTCTCTTCGAGCGCAAGCTGGCCGCCAGCTTCATGGGAGGCGCCGGGTTCATCCAATGGTGCTGGAACATCAACCAATATATGAGCGACCGCAACGAGGTGCAGATCGGCGCCTGGCGCGCCGACCGGACCGCGCGGCCCGAGGCCATGGTGATGCAGGCCTTCGGGGAGTTCTTCCAAAAGGCCGCCCCCTATCTGCAGGAAGAACCGGAGGAAGCGTCCCTCGCGGTGGTGGAGTCCCTGACCGGGCTCCTCTCGCCCAAGTCCCATGCCCAGGCCGCCCAGCGGATGTCGCACCGGGTCCTGGCGGCCCTGCGCCTGCCCTTCCTCACCCTGGCCGAGCATGAGCATGAGCGGGTGACGGGGGAGAAGGTCCTGCTCTTTCCATCGGTCAAACGCCTCGGCGGCGTGGCCGCCCAAGGTTGGGTCAAGGCCGCCAAGGGCCGGACCCTTTGGGTCTCGGGGCCTTTGGCCCAGGACGGCTGGGGCCGGGCGACGGAGGGTTTCTCCAGTCTGGGCATCCAGGAGGAACGGGTCGAGGTCCTGCCGGAGGAATCCCTGGGGATGAAAGGGGGGACGATCCCCCTGAACTATGGCAGCCACAAGACCGGTGTTGTGGACAAGGACGCGTCCCGGCCCGCCCAACTGCAGGTCCTTAAGAAGAACGGGACGGCCCTCTATTATTCGCCCCTCCCGGTGGAAGCCAACGACCAGCGGGCGAGCGTGGCGGAGTTCTACCGAGCCCTGGCAACCTTCTGCAAGGTCAAACCCTATTGCGAACTGAAAGGCGCCCCTGAGTTCGAGGTGACCGTGCTCCCCAAAAGGTTCTCGAAAGCGGCCCTTTATATCGCCTTCAATGAGAGCTCCCGGGACCACCGGATCCAGGTGAGGGACTTGAAGTTCGGGTTCAAGGCCGTGTTGGATATACCCGCGGGCCGGGCGGCCCTGGCGGTGTTCGACGCGAAGGGGAAAAAGCTGTTGGGATACGAGGGCCCGGACTTCTAA
- a CDS encoding CIA30 family protein, translating to MKTACLLAAILALSPLALSAKEVPFEVLPWNGYKAALSLTYDDADPIHLDVAIPEMNKRGLRGTFFLIAGKMGRDEEWKKAFQSGQEIGNHSWSHRHIADFKPGDEKTEVEQAKDKLEKLTGSPVLTFAYPFVEISPELKKSVAAHDFLARGGGGAAYLTPDQDPDWFNIPSQATMTAYAYGTYKDWVDQDLAGGAWTVLMIHAIEGSTWYQPIPKRSYLDLLDYLAQNSKQLWVAPFGEVGAYWRGQKTLEAAIPSRPTDQLHLTWNNPDHFPQGVQVKVLAQGDKLQVSQKGKVLTPIAKDTYLVSMDAGELTLKNVAWHGPTLAAAAGVHQEKAAVIDTSSVAKAPAMDVLKVDDFESGASALGGMWWEGCDGNGVTKLSPVPFTALPGGSPTSSGHCAGMKGHMGPMQAPWPWALLSLSLDPAGKPMDLSAYSAVRFFTQGDGKAHSLSLNKASVTDYCDFQGNFTSPAAWTRVTLKFQDLTQPNWGKQLEKTFNDVTKLTFTPGSADPDFDFKVDDVEFVK from the coding sequence ATGAAAACCGCCTGTCTCTTGGCCGCCATCCTGGCCCTATCCCCCTTGGCCTTATCGGCCAAGGAGGTCCCTTTCGAGGTCCTTCCCTGGAACGGCTATAAAGCCGCCCTTTCCCTCACCTACGATGACGCCGATCCCATCCACCTGGATGTCGCCATCCCCGAGATGAACAAACGGGGTTTGAGGGGCACCTTCTTCCTCATCGCCGGCAAGATGGGCCGGGACGAGGAGTGGAAGAAGGCCTTCCAGTCCGGCCAGGAGATCGGCAACCACAGCTGGAGCCACCGGCATATCGCCGACTTCAAACCCGGGGACGAGAAGACCGAGGTGGAACAGGCCAAGGACAAGCTGGAGAAACTGACCGGCTCCCCCGTCCTCACCTTCGCCTATCCCTTCGTGGAGATCTCCCCCGAACTCAAGAAAAGCGTGGCCGCCCATGACTTCCTGGCCCGGGGCGGGGGCGGGGCCGCCTACCTGACCCCCGACCAGGACCCGGACTGGTTCAACATCCCCAGCCAAGCCACCATGACCGCCTACGCCTATGGGACCTATAAGGATTGGGTGGACCAGGACCTGGCCGGGGGCGCCTGGACGGTGCTCATGATCCACGCCATCGAGGGTTCGACCTGGTACCAACCCATCCCCAAGAGGAGCTACCTCGACTTGCTGGATTATTTGGCCCAGAACTCGAAACAGCTCTGGGTGGCCCCCTTCGGCGAGGTCGGCGCCTATTGGCGCGGCCAAAAGACCCTGGAAGCCGCCATTCCCTCCCGCCCCACGGACCAACTCCATTTGACCTGGAACAACCCCGATCATTTCCCCCAGGGGGTCCAAGTGAAGGTCCTGGCCCAGGGGGACAAGCTCCAGGTTTCCCAGAAGGGAAAGGTCCTGACCCCCATCGCAAAAGACACCTACCTGGTCTCCATGGACGCCGGGGAATTGACGCTCAAGAACGTGGCCTGGCACGGACCGACCCTGGCCGCCGCTGCGGGTGTCCACCAGGAAAAGGCCGCCGTCATCGATACCTCTTCCGTGGCCAAGGCCCCGGCCATGGACGTCCTGAAGGTGGATGATTTCGAATCGGGCGCTTCGGCCCTGGGCGGCATGTGGTGGGAAGGCTGCGACGGGAACGGCGTGACCAAGCTCTCCCCGGTGCCTTTCACGGCCTTGCCCGGCGGTTCGCCTACTTCCAGCGGCCATTGCGCGGGGATGAAGGGGCACATGGGGCCCATGCAGGCGCCCTGGCCCTGGGCCCTCTTGTCATTGTCCCTGGACCCTGCCGGTAAACCCATGGACCTCTCGGCCTACAGCGCGGTCCGGTTCTTCACCCAGGGGGACGGCAAGGCCCATTCCCTGTCCCTGAACAAGGCCTCGGTCACCGACTATTGCGATTTCCAGGGGAATTTCACGTCGCCCGCCGCCTGGACCCGGGTCACCCTGAAGTTCCAGGACCTCACCCAGCCGAATTGGGGCAAACAACTGGAGAAGACGTTCAACGACGTCACCAAATTGACCTTCACGCCCGGCAGCGCCGATCCCGACTTTGACTTCAAGGTCGATGATGTGGAATTCGTGAAATAG
- a CDS encoding cellulose binding domain-containing protein, whose amino-acid sequence TRTNTPVPPTNTFTNTPVPPTATFTNTPVPAGNFKVQLLSGVTSGTTNSPHPQIQVVNTGTGPLSLNNVTVRYWYNCDCTNQTEQAWVDWAGLMPTGSTVSTNAHVSVVGTSQGGQTHYVLYTFTGNMVLQPGQAIQVQSRFNKSDWSNMSQSNDWSFAANTSYVDDGKVTGYLSGGLVWGQEPTSTAAALVASNAVAFPNPSTGNGTTLQFTVGGTSNGVGASDLTSDHPTMTDANAKITLSIYTLGQRLIWTKTLTGGAYGTTGDHQIYWDEKDLRGGGLANGLYLLKVTIESNGKTTTTYAKILILG is encoded by the coding sequence ACGCGGACGAACACGCCGGTGCCTCCGACGAACACCTTCACCAATACCCCGGTGCCGCCGACGGCCACCTTCACCAACACGCCGGTCCCCGCCGGGAACTTCAAGGTCCAGCTCCTGAGCGGTGTCACCTCCGGCACCACCAATAGCCCGCACCCCCAGATCCAGGTCGTCAACACGGGGACCGGGCCCTTGAGCCTCAACAACGTGACGGTGCGCTACTGGTACAACTGTGACTGCACCAACCAGACCGAACAGGCCTGGGTGGACTGGGCGGGCCTGATGCCCACCGGCAGCACGGTCTCCACCAATGCCCACGTCTCGGTCGTGGGCACCAGCCAAGGCGGGCAGACCCACTATGTGCTCTATACCTTCACGGGGAACATGGTCCTGCAGCCGGGCCAGGCCATCCAGGTGCAGAGCCGCTTCAACAAGAGCGACTGGAGCAACATGAGCCAGTCGAACGACTGGAGCTTCGCGGCGAACACCAGCTATGTGGATGACGGCAAGGTGACGGGTTACCTGAGCGGTGGCCTGGTCTGGGGCCAGGAACCGACGTCGACGGCGGCGGCCCTGGTGGCCTCCAACGCGGTGGCCTTCCCGAACCCCTCCACGGGCAATGGGACGACCCTTCAGTTCACGGTGGGCGGGACCTCGAACGGGGTCGGCGCCTCGGACCTGACCAGCGACCATCCGACGATGACGGATGCCAACGCCAAGATCACGCTGAGCATTTACACGCTGGGTCAAAGGCTGATCTGGACGAAGACGCTGACCGGCGGGGCCTATGGGACGACGGGGGACCACCAGATCTACTGGGACGAGAAGGACCTGAGGGGCGGGGGACTGGCCAACGGCCTTTACCTGCTCAAAGTGACCATCGAGTCCAACGGGAAGACCACCACCACCTACGCCAAGATCCTCATCTTGGGGTAA
- a CDS encoding CIA30 family protein, giving the protein MKKLFLFLAVILAASAAEAKLKLPAIFGDHMVLQRGKSAVFGWADPGQKVTVSIAGKKAAGKADAEGKFRVPLALGQAGGPYALVVTSDESVTLTDVLVGDVWMGSGQSNMEFATKASSDASTEIPKADFPKIRLFTVEKTASFTPVSDVKGSWQVCSPGTVGDFSAVAYHFGKELHEALKVPVGLVAASWGGTGAEDWTPRADLDADPELAKLAKDWEANQVQRTAWTEGFPYDLSVSDIRLIPKDKSGKEIQVPVSPQDGKGTWSASVKPGCTGDVETGPAMRFHGKMMGGGWGSVSTNLGSPTIDLSGYQAIEFQVKGTGSYKLTLGQPSIGDYDYYAMTQTFTAGDSPQKVHVEIADLKQGGWGSPKAFTPESITTLNFSIQVPYWPDLPSVAYNAMIDPLTGFPIKGVVWYQGESNAGRAGQYAQLLSGLISGWRKAWGERFPFIIIQLPNFMARQAAPVESGWADLREAQWEVSQKVPAVGLVTTIELGEAENIHPKNKTEVGRRAALWALKNVYGKKIEASGPQFMKAKRSGGKVLVTFAGKGLKTRDGGEVTGFALGDQDGRYHWAKAKIQGNGVLVWSEDVPEPYDLRYAWADNPDCNLVGSNGLPAGPFHVKLAERPVPKPGADNYIPPPPEN; this is encoded by the coding sequence ATGAAAAAGCTATTCCTGTTCCTGGCCGTGATCCTCGCCGCCTCGGCGGCGGAGGCGAAGCTCAAGCTCCCCGCCATCTTCGGCGACCACATGGTGCTCCAGCGGGGCAAGTCGGCCGTATTCGGCTGGGCCGACCCGGGCCAGAAGGTCACGGTCTCCATCGCCGGCAAGAAGGCCGCCGGAAAGGCGGACGCCGAGGGGAAGTTCAGGGTCCCCCTGGCCTTGGGCCAGGCCGGCGGGCCCTATGCCCTGGTCGTGACCTCCGACGAGTCGGTGACCCTCACCGATGTCCTGGTGGGCGATGTATGGATGGGGTCGGGCCAATCCAATATGGAATTCGCCACCAAGGCCTCCAGCGACGCTTCCACCGAGATCCCCAAGGCCGACTTCCCCAAGATCCGGCTTTTCACCGTTGAAAAGACGGCCTCCTTCACCCCCGTGAGCGACGTCAAAGGCTCCTGGCAGGTCTGTTCCCCGGGAACGGTCGGGGATTTCTCGGCGGTGGCCTATCATTTCGGGAAGGAACTCCATGAGGCCTTGAAGGTCCCCGTCGGGTTGGTGGCGGCGAGTTGGGGCGGGACCGGAGCCGAGGATTGGACGCCCCGGGCGGACCTGGACGCGGACCCGGAATTGGCCAAGCTCGCCAAGGATTGGGAGGCCAACCAGGTCCAAAGGACCGCCTGGACCGAGGGGTTCCCCTACGACCTGTCGGTGTCGGACATCCGGTTGATCCCCAAGGACAAGTCGGGGAAGGAGATCCAGGTCCCCGTTTCCCCCCAGGATGGGAAGGGCACCTGGTCCGCGTCGGTCAAACCGGGCTGTACGGGCGATGTGGAAACGGGCCCGGCCATGCGGTTCCACGGGAAAATGATGGGCGGCGGCTGGGGGAGCGTGAGCACCAACCTGGGTTCGCCGACCATCGACCTGAGCGGCTACCAAGCCATCGAGTTCCAGGTCAAGGGAACGGGTTCCTATAAACTGACCCTGGGACAACCCAGCATCGGCGATTATGACTATTACGCCATGACCCAAACCTTCACGGCCGGGGACAGCCCCCAGAAGGTCCATGTGGAGATCGCGGACCTGAAGCAAGGAGGCTGGGGATCGCCGAAAGCCTTCACGCCGGAAAGCATTACCACCCTGAACTTCTCCATCCAGGTCCCCTATTGGCCGGACCTGCCTTCGGTCGCCTATAACGCGATGATCGATCCCCTGACGGGTTTTCCCATCAAGGGCGTGGTCTGGTACCAGGGCGAATCCAACGCCGGCCGGGCGGGGCAGTACGCCCAGCTGCTCTCGGGCCTCATCTCCGGGTGGCGCAAGGCCTGGGGCGAAAGATTCCCCTTCATCATCATCCAGCTCCCGAATTTCATGGCCCGCCAGGCGGCGCCGGTGGAGAGCGGCTGGGCCGACCTGCGGGAAGCCCAATGGGAGGTCTCCCAAAAGGTGCCCGCGGTCGGGTTGGTGACCACCATTGAACTGGGCGAAGCGGAGAATATCCACCCCAAGAACAAGACCGAGGTCGGCCGCCGGGCCGCGCTCTGGGCCCTCAAGAACGTCTATGGAAAGAAGATCGAGGCCTCGGGCCCGCAATTCATGAAGGCGAAACGGTCGGGCGGGAAGGTATTGGTGACCTTCGCCGGCAAGGGATTGAAGACCCGCGACGGCGGGGAAGTGACGGGCTTCGCCCTGGGCGACCAGGACGGCCGCTATCACTGGGCCAAGGCCAAGATCCAGGGGAACGGGGTGCTGGTCTGGAGCGAGGACGTTCCCGAGCCCTATGACCTGCGCTATGCCTGGGCGGACAACCCGGACTGCAACCTGGTCGGGTCCAATGGCCTGCCCGCCGGACCCTTCCACGTGAAGTTGGCCGAACGGCCGGTCCCCAAACCGGGCGCGGACAACTACATCCCGCCCCCGCCGGAGAACTAA
- a CDS encoding sugar ABC transporter substrate-binding protein — translation MLRDRGSKFLAVVCSFFLLSLAGGCGHSNKTVLRCTGWGDTEEARILQAIVGDFQKAHPGVEVRFERAPYGEYITKVLTLFSAGSAPDVMAVNAEQMVAFASRGALLDLGPYVDKDPSIQMKDFYPEAIRHYTYRGALTALPRDIAPVACIYYNKKAFDEAGLPYPKNDWDYQQFLADAQKLTLKDDQGNIKRFGFVDEWTAWDAWVYAFGGSLVDDLDHPTRCTLDSPRAAAGVQFRGDLMTKYHVSPSPSNLTAMGAMGSSDMFVNKTAAMFFSGIWRTPQFREIKDFDWDVVEFPKGPHGHRGFPLSAAGYGIVKGTKNADLAYELVKYLAGEVGQRYMAATGLTQPALKTLAKSPVFLDGKPPKSKGFLVDAVKDGTFQPVDPNINEWYNSWAVPALDKVWSGKETAARVLSELTASINRKFYKK, via the coding sequence ATGTTGCGCGACCGTGGATCGAAGTTTTTGGCGGTGGTTTGTTCCTTTTTCCTTCTTTCCCTGGCCGGCGGTTGCGGCCATTCCAACAAGACGGTCCTGCGTTGCACCGGCTGGGGGGACACGGAGGAAGCCAGGATCCTCCAGGCCATCGTGGGCGATTTCCAGAAGGCCCATCCCGGCGTGGAGGTCCGCTTCGAGCGGGCCCCCTACGGGGAATACATCACGAAGGTGCTGACCCTCTTCTCGGCCGGTTCGGCCCCGGATGTCATGGCGGTCAACGCCGAACAGATGGTGGCCTTCGCTTCCCGGGGGGCCTTGCTGGACCTGGGACCCTACGTGGACAAGGACCCTTCGATCCAGATGAAGGATTTCTATCCCGAGGCCATCCGCCATTACACCTACCGGGGGGCCCTTACGGCCCTGCCCCGCGATATCGCGCCGGTGGCCTGCATCTACTACAACAAGAAGGCCTTCGACGAGGCGGGCCTGCCCTACCCGAAGAACGATTGGGACTATCAACAGTTCCTCGCCGACGCCCAGAAGCTGACCTTGAAGGACGACCAGGGGAACATCAAGCGTTTCGGGTTCGTGGACGAGTGGACCGCCTGGGACGCCTGGGTCTATGCCTTTGGGGGAAGCCTGGTGGACGACCTGGACCACCCGACCCGCTGTACGTTGGACAGCCCCCGGGCCGCGGCCGGGGTCCAATTCCGCGGCGATCTCATGACCAAATACCATGTCAGTCCCAGTCCTTCCAACCTGACGGCCATGGGGGCCATGGGTTCCTCGGACATGTTCGTGAACAAGACCGCCGCCATGTTCTTTTCCGGCATCTGGCGCACCCCCCAGTTCCGCGAGATCAAGGATTTCGACTGGGACGTGGTGGAATTCCCCAAGGGGCCCCACGGTCACCGGGGGTTCCCCTTGAGCGCGGCCGGATACGGCATCGTGAAGGGGACGAAGAACGCCGACCTGGCCTATGAACTGGTGAAGTACCTGGCCGGGGAGGTGGGACAGCGTTACATGGCCGCCACCGGCCTGACCCAGCCCGCCTTGAAGACCCTGGCCAAGTCGCCGGTCTTCTTGGACGGCAAGCCGCCCAAGTCCAAGGGATTCCTGGTGGACGCGGTGAAGGACGGCACCTTCCAGCCGGTCGATCCGAACATCAACGAGTGGTACAACAGCTGGGCGGTCCCGGCGCTGGACAAGGTCTGGAGCGGGAAGGAGACGGCGGCCCGGGTTCTTTCCGAATTGACGGCCAGCATCAACAGGAAGTTCTACAAGAAATGA